CTGGGCTCTAGCGTCTGTAAATAGCGTTCCACTGGCGTATCTAAATGACGAACTGCCTCTGCAAAACCAATGAGTTGGTCGGCCGATATGCCTCTTAGGCCTTTTTCTAAACCCCTTTCTTCTGACTCTCGTGCTAGTGCATAAACTGTTTGCCAAGTTTGTTCGTTCTCTACATCGGCAGTTTCTAAAAACTCCTGGCGCTTTTCTGGCGTAGTATCGGCAGAATATAGTTCACTCATTGCTTGGTCACAAAGTTAACTAATCGACCTGGCACAACTACAGCTTTTACAATCTCGGCACCACTAGTCCAGCTAAGTTCGTCATTCTTAATGCGGGCCTCAGTTTCAATGGCTTTGGCATCAGCGCCAGCCTCAACCACAAACTCCCCGCGTAGTTTGCCATTTACCTGCACTACAATTGTAACCACGTCATCTTTTACTAATTCTGGATCGTACTTGGGCCAAGACTGCAAATGGATGCTCTCGGTGCGGCCAAGCTGCTCCCACAACTCCTCGGCTATGTGAGGTACAAACGGCGCAAGGATTTGCAGCAAGCTCTCTATTGCAAGCGTCCACTCTGGCGACTTTTGCACACTATAATCACTCTTGTGTTTATAATACTCATTGGTCGCCTCCATAATTGCAGCTATGGCGGTGTTGAACTTTTCGCCCCCAATATCTTGAGTAACTTTTTTGATTGATTTGTGAGCAGACCTTGTAATGGCAGTGCCGGCTATAGGTTCAGTTTTGTTACCTTCCGCTGCCATGTAAGCCTGGGTCAAGCTCCAGACTCGACTCAAGAAACGATATGCACCGGGTACACCTTGTGGATCCCAAAGTACATCTTGCTCAACAGGGGCAGCAAACATTTCGTACAGCCGTAAAGCATCGGCACCGTTTTGCTCAATCACCTCCAATGGATCAACACCATTGCCTTTGCTTTTACTAAAGGCCGAGCCGTCCGGGGCTTTGATTTTGCCATTGTAGACCATCTTGTCGAATGGCTCGGGGCTGTCCACTAAGCCAAGTTTGTGGAAAAACCTTGTGAAGAATCGTGCATACAGCAAATGAGCCGTAGCATGATCGCCGCCATTGTAAAAATCTACGGGCATCCATTTTTTTGTAAGTGCTGGGTCCCAGGCTTGAGTATCGTCGTGTGGACTCAAGTAACGCAAGAAGTACCAGCTAGAGCAAACGTAGCCATCCATGGTGTCGGTCTCGCGCTTACCCATCTTTCCACATGTCGGACAGGGAGCATTTACCCAGCCTTCTACGCCCGCCAGTACCGATACATTCCCGCCGGTAGGCTGGTAGTCCTTTATTTCGGGCAGCAACACTGGCAAATCTTTTTCAGGGACTGCTACTGCACCGTGTTCTTCGCAGTGAATAATTGGAATTGGTGCTCCCCAATACCGCTGACGGCTAATCAGCCAATCGCGCATCTTGTATTGCACTTCTGGTTTAGCCAGCCCTTTTTTGCTCAAGAATTCAGTAATCTTTTCTCGGGCTTGGACCGAACTCATGCCGTCAAATTGGTCAGAGTTGTAAAGCACCCCATCGCCAGTAAATACCATGCGGGCAACAAACTTGTCATATACGTAGCGATGCAGGGGATCAACCACCTCTGTTTCGGCTTTGTCTTTGCTGATCCATTCAACCTTAAACTTATCTTTTTCATTATCTTCGAGCTGTTGGCTTTGGCGATTATCGCTCTTTAATCGGAAATGGACAGCCTTAGTGTGGGCAATTGTGGCCTGCTTTTTGGAATGCGCATAGTAGTGGTGGTGAATTGTTTCGTCACCTATCTCTATCAGCTCTAAGTCTGCGTAACCAGTCTCTTCAGCTACTTCGCGCTTGGCGGTTTTAACCGGATCTTCACCCTCTTCGACCGTACCGCCAACCAGTAAGCGCCCGCCAAGCTTTGGACCCCAGTTTATGGTCAAAACTTCGCCCTTAGCATTTTCCACCAAGGCCACAATCTTGCCCTTTTCTTTAGGCTCTTTTTGTTCACTGCCAGTTACAGGCTCAACCGAGGTCTTGAGTGGAATCTTATGCTTCATAGCGAATTCCACATCGCGTTCATCGTGGCCATCACCAAAAACCGCGCCTGTGCCATAGCCACCCAACACAAAGTCAGCTACCCAAATCGGCATTCTTTCACCACTGGCCGGGTTGGTTGCATAACTACCAGTAAAAACACCGGTCTTTTCTTTGGCCTCTTGACGGTCAACGTCGGTCTTAACCACAGCCTGCTTGGTGTATTGTTCAACCTCGGCTTGCTTGTCATTTGTAGACAGCTCTTTGATTAGTGGGTTCTCAGGTGCCAACACTATAAACGTGCCGCTGTAGATTGTGTCTATTCGAGTAGTGTAGGCTTCAATGGTCTTGCTTGAATCCTCAATCGGAAACTTAACCAAAACACCTTGGCTACGACCAATCCAGCTTTTTTGCGAAGCTTTGACCGACTGGGTCCAGTTAAGATCATCTGTGGCCTTGAGCATCTCATCGGCATAATCAGTAATCTTAAAAAACCACTGCTTTAAGTTCTTTTTGGTTACTAGTGGATCATCCGGACCGTCATGACGCCAACACTTGCCATTTATTACCTGTTCGTCTGCTAAAACAGTCTTGCACTGATCGCACCACCATTGAGCACTTTCTTTTTGATAAGCAAGCTTGTGCTCAAACAGCTTGGTAAAGATCCATTGCGTCCATTTGTAATACTCAGGGTCGGTCGTGTTGATCTCTTTGCTCCAGTCGACCGCCCAGCCCATGGCTCGATATTGCTTTTGGTATTTAGCGATAGCTTTTTTGGTAGATTCTTGGGGTGAAACTCCCGTCTTGATAGCAAAGTTCTCGGCTGGCAAGCCAAATGAGTCCCAACCTACTGGCTGATACGAGGCATGGCCTTGTTGTCGCTTAAATCGAGTTATTACATCAGAAATCGTGTAATTGCGTACGTGCCCAACATGTATACCAGCGCCGCTTGGGTAATTAAACATACCAAAGCCATAAAACTTAGGATTTTTGCTGGCTAGGTCGACAGAATAAATGCCTGTGTCTTGCCAGATTTTTTGCCATTTCGGCTCGATTGACTTAGGATCGTATTTTTTCATAATGACCTTATTCTATCAGATTAATTTAGTACGGACACGGCCCGGGGTGGTTTCCCACCCCGAAGCCGTCCGCAAGGGCACCTGTCCTGACTGAGCTCAGGCGTATGGCACCAAGCCGTCAGGAAAACGAGCTTTGTCAAAGGCTGGCCAGACTGGCGGCCAGGAATGACCAATTGCACTCTCGACCTGAGTGTTGTCTGGTGTCGAGCTGATCTGGGTTGTAATCGGTTGTGTGGTTGCTTGTTTCTTCATGTCTCTCCCTTGGTGCTTATCCTTGCTATCAGCTCACGAACGAATCGTAAGCTGATTGTCTAGACAAACAAAAAACCGCCTTTCGGCGGTCAGATTCTTGAAAAACTATTTATTATCGATCAGCGCGTACACGAACCTTAACCGCCTTACGGGGCACCAGTAGAGTAAGTAGGTTAAGTAAAAATTCTCGCATAACGATTCTGATATTACGCTTATAGTTGTACTCTGTCAAGCTAGTTTCACAAACTTTTTTAAACATGTCGGATTTTTTTGCGGGCAACTTCCACAGCCAGATTCAAAGCGTACTTAGTTTTGTTAACCACTAAGTCTTGGGCGTGCAAATACTCGACATCTTCACCACCAAAGCCGCGCTTGAAGACCGATACCCCATGGAATCTGTGGCTAGCCTCGCCCGCCGGCGCTACCCCCCAGAAGTTATAGCGACTCATGCCGCGCTTTTTGGCCTCACGAATAGCCTGCCACTGAATAAGCGGTGCGCCAGGATACTTGCGGCCTTCAAGAGTGCTGGCACCATAATGATAAGCAGCCTCTTCCCCATAAAATATCACAAATGCTTGGGCCAACAACTTGCCGTCGCGATGTGCGCTATAGAGTTTAGCCATGTCGTGCTCGGCAAAGGTCCTGAATTGCTTCTCTAGAAAGTCATAGCTAAACGGCACAAAACCCTGGCGCTTGGCCGTCTCCATCTGTAGATCATAAAAGGCCTTAAGATCTTGAGGACTCGATGACTGGCTAACTTTTACACATTGCTTGATGGCTTTGCGAATCTCATAGCGGGTTTGCTGACGCATATCTGCCATAATTTCATCTTCGGATTTGCTAAGATCAAGTTGGCTGGTTAACTCGGCTGAGAGGTGCATTGGACTCGGCCGAAAGCCGGCTTGAGCAAAGATAGTTTTCGCAAAGTCATTGCTGATTAACTGCGGTCGAACCCGGACAAATACACACTTTTGATCGTTAATCAGCTGCCGCAGAGATTCAGCCCAGATCCTCACCAGGTTTTGGTTGTGCCAATCTAATATTGGCCCACCAGCAACCGCCATATAGCGTCCACGCCGAGCCGCTTCGGTTACACTCAACATCACACCTGCCAGCTTACTTCCTTCAAAGTAGCCTAGGCGATGTATATTTTTGCCTAGAGATTTGTTAAATTCACCCCAATACCACGATTGTAAAAAATTAGCCTCAGGGTGCTTAGCTAAAAAAGCCTCCCAAACTTTCTCTTCTTCAATTGTTTTAATTGTTATTGCTGGCATTGGTTTATAACTTCGCTTATTTTCTGAGCCAGGCCGGGAGTTATCTGTCTGTGAGTTGGCAGATTAATAATTTGTCTGCACAGCTTCTCGGCATTGGGGCATTGGCCGGTTTTGTAGGTAGTTGCGCTCATATAGCGAGGTGGTGCGATTGGTGTGTCGTACCATGTATCAGTTATATATATGCATTGTTTGGCCAGCTCGGCAAAAACCTTATCGCGATCCTTAACGACTGCTGGGAAGCGCAAGCATGACGATTTAGCAAGTTTACTCGAGGCCAGAAGTTGTACTGAACTATCAAAATTATCTGCATAGACCTTGGCCAAATTCTGACGTCGGCTCAGTTCCGAGGACAAGTCTTTGAACTGGTTTAGGGCGAGCCTGGCCTGCCATGCAGAAATAGCATGACCCTCGTAGTATTCGGCGTCGACCGAGCGCGAAAGCAGACCAAGTTTCTTGAACAAACTGTGCAAGAGTTTTCCTATGCCAAAAATGCCATAAAAAACTCGGACTTTCCAAGTTAGTATTGGGTACAAGCAGTCGCGCATGCGGGCTGAGGCTGGCGGCTTAGACAGCCTAAATTGATCTAGCTTTTGGTATTTGCCGGTGCGAACCACGAGTGCCCCGCCCGACACCGCATCGATCAGCTTATCGCGGCCAAAGCTGAGCATGGCAAAATCACCAACAGTGCCGACTTCGCGCCCATCGGCATATTTGGTTTTAACACCGTGGGCCAAATCTTCGATCAAAACAAGCCCGTGCTCTTTACAAACTTTTTCGATACCGGCAATATCGCACGGCACGCCAAGAGTATTTTGAATGATCACCGCCTTAACTTTTGCATTCTTACTAACAGCTTGCTCAAGTTGAGTTGCAGAGAATTGTAGTCCGCCAGGCTCTATGTCGACAAACTCCGCTTCGCACCCGGCATAAGTCACTGCTCGATAGACCGCATAGCAAGTAAAGCCATTAATTGCAACTGCTGAGCCTTTCGGTAGATCGCTTAATTTGACTGCTAGCTGCAAAGCCTCGCGACCTTTGTATGTCAGTAGCGCCTTACCAGCATAGGTTTTTTCGAGTTCGCCTGTGAGTTCTTGTGTGGCCGTTTTAGAACCAATCCCAAAGAAAGCCCGCCAGATTTCTGAGGCACTATAATTTGAGCCCAGGGAGTTGAAAATGCTCACCTCAACAACTCCAGAATGGTATCGCCAACAATTTCTGGGTTGGTATAGAACGGTGAGTGTCGGCCCTCTTTAATCACTTGGAGCTTTGAGCCCTTGATCTGCTCATGAATTTGTTTACCATCACTCAAAGGGGTTAACTTGTCGTCTTCACCCCAAATAATGGTTGTGGGCACTCTTACTTCTTCAAAATGCAGATTCTTATTGTCACGCTGCAGGTTAACCATGGTCTGCTTCATGTTTTCTGGCGCACGTTCGTAATCATGAGCTCGGCTGGCTTTGTATAGTAGTTTTTTTAGCTTGGGTGAGCGAGTAATCTTCTTGCCGGCTTTGGCAGCAGCTTTAAACATTCGCAGGCGCAGTTTTAGAGTTGCTTGATCGTGGTGTACGCCAGCACTATCTATTAATATGAGTTGTCTAACTCGCTCAGGATTTTGGATTACAAAATTGGCGCATATACGGCCACCATTGGAGTGACCGACTAATACAAATGGCTGCTTGGCTGACTTGGTTTGATCTTTCAGCCAATCAGTATACTTCTGCAAGTCCCAAATCTCTTTAGATGGAGCAGTGAGGCCAGGAACTTTTAGCATGGTGGGCTCAACATCCTTGCTTTTCAGATACGTCATAAGCTTTTCCCACTTACTAAGGTCATAAGCCCAGCCGTGGACAACATAGATTCTTGGCCTCATAGCTATAGTCCCCAAGCCCTTCGGCGTTTTACCCAAACAGCCTCACGTCGGCATAGCTTTGCGGCATCGGCCTTATCTTTTAGTAGGTGCTCAATTACGCCTTCTAAAAAGCGGGTGCCCTTAAATAGAATCGTCTCGCCACCTGTTAGCTCTGACTCTAGTATGTCTAAAACCTCGCGCGGTGTCTTCACAGCAGTGTGTTCGACCTTGAGTTGGGTCAAAACTGGCGAACAGAACTTTTTGCAACGTGGCCCCATAACAATAATCTTATCAAACTTATACTTTGCAATGTCGCGGGCTAACTGCTGGTGCACTTTTTGCTCACTTTCGCCCTGCTCCAAAACGTCGCTAATTACTACCCATTTTTTAGGCACATCGAGGCTAGCAAACATATTCAAGATGGCCTCAGCCGCATCTAACGAGGCGTTGTAGGTGCCGTCTATTAAGGTAGTGTTTTTAATGCCTTTGAAGACTGAGCTGCGACCTGGTGGGGGCAGAAAGTTCTTGAAATCCTTGTCGAACTTAAAGTTAAGGTTGAAACAAAGTATCAAAGTAGCGAGAGCTGATAGGCCAGCCTCCTCAGGAACTAGCGATGGAATGGTAAACTCTTTTGGTAATTGTTTAAAGTTTCCTTCGTGGGTGAATATTGTGGACTCTAGACCTGGCCGGTAGCTAACTATGTTTTTACTAGAAACCAGAATATTCTCTTTTGGCCCCAGTCCGGGTTCACTCTGTTTAGTTATGTCCGGGTTATCTCGATTTAATATTGAAAGCTCCGATGTTGCTCTTAAGATGTGTCCATATTCAAAAGCAATCGCTTGCTCGACATTGTTGAATTTACCGCTTTTAACCAGCTTATCGAAATTCATAGCATGGGTTTGGGTGCTGGATAGCCAAATTACACCATTCGGTCGTAATAGCTCAGCCAAGAACTTACCTTCGCCTGGCCGATCACAATCAACCTCAACCACATAGATACTCTGTTTATGTATGCCCTTGAATGCCTTAAATGGTGCCTTGGAAATTAAACTTAACCACTCTGTCCGTTTCAATTCCTTGCGACTTAGGCCCAAGATATCGAATGGCACACCAAAACTGCTGTTAGCCTTATGCGAGTAGCGAGCCTTGCTGCCTAGCTGCGCCTCAGCCAAATGAAGCATGGTGGTTTTGCCGCTGGAGCCAGTAATCACAAATACTTTTGGGCGCCAGCGCTTTAACTGGATCTTGGCCCAAAAACGAAAATATCGAGCTGCCACAAAATAGAGGCGCTTCTTCAATGGACTCATTGTAGATTCTCCTGCGAGATTCGAAAGCCCAATCGCCGAGTAAGATGGTTGTTTTCTTGCGCCAAAGCATAGCCGTAGCTACGCTGCGAAGTAAAAAATAAGCAGCTTGCTGGCGAGTGGAGTTGCAGACGCAGGAATATCTGTAATGAGTCCATAATAACCATAATTATATACTACTTTCAATTTTGGTATCTGTGACTACAAATGACTGTGTTTTTTGTGCCGCGCCCAGGTTGGACCAACTGCTTTCGGGTTCATATAGGCTCGCCCAAAGCCCGAAACAACTAATACAGTGCCGATTAGCACCACTGGGCTATTCTTAACAAATAGTCCAGCCAGAACTACTAGCACACCTACCCCGGCCAGTAGCCCTGCCACACCCAGCACATAGTCGACATTTCGGCCAAACATGGGGAAGAAGTGGTCTTTCGGGTGAGGCTGACGTTTACCGGTCTCAAGCTGCCAGCCAAACCAAAGCAGCAAAGCTGCCAACAAAAAAATCATAATGGCCGCTATAGCTGTGAACATGCCATTATTATCTCACCCATGGAATAATAGATACAAGCAAAAGAGTTTCTATTAAACCAGCGGGCTGGATGGTGGTGTACCTGCTGAACCGCTAGCAGTGCCTGCAGGGGCTGTGGCGGTTGTGGCCTGGGTATCTTCGGCGGGCTGTTCAAGGTCTAGTTGAGCCAATTCTTGCACGGCCTGTCTATGTTCGTTTGCTGCGTGTACAAGCTCTGAAGCCTGAGTGGCAAACTCCGACTTAACCTTATCCATTTCGGCCTGCAATAGGTCGTTATAGTTTGGCACCACCAGGCTAATGTACTGCCAGGCGGCGGCATCATCGCCTGCTTTTAGAAACTTTTCGAATTCAGCATACTGACTATCACTCATCTGTTTAGACAAAACATCGCTCATGCGAGTTTCTAGTAAATCTGTAATTGCAGCCACAATGGGCTCTTTTTGTTCTGTGTCCAGGTCACTGAGGCCCAACCCTGCTATGATAGCATCGATATTTTCTTGGTTCATCGTTTCTCCTTATGCTTATTCTAACACATCAACGGCTAGCCGGCGGCCCCTTGCTGTTGTTGGCCAGAATTACTTAATCGTTCAGCCCCTTGTCTCAACCCCCTGCCGACACTCTCAGCAACTCTTGCAGCACCACGCATTAACAAGCCAACTGATCGCCTCATAAAGCCCTTGAACACATTGCCTTTCTGACTCAACTGGCTGTTCTCTTTTTCTCTGGTTTTGTTTAAGTTGTCGAGCATTACATCGAGTCGATTTTTGTTCAGTTCGGCTGCCTTCTCTATAGACTTAATTAACTGATCTCTTCGCTCTAATACTCCCTGTATTCGCTCCTGGGTGTCTTGTTTTAGTTGCTCGCCTTGTTTTGCGACCTCTGCCTGTTCGGCCTTAATACCGGCCTTAAACTTATCAGATAGATCCATCTCTCTGGCGTTAGCCAGCATACCCTTCAATGTTTCTGTTTTTTTATCAAGCTTAGCCCGAGCATCGGCGGCCTGCTCTAGAATTTTCGCAATCATTTCTTTGGCCATTCTTTCGACCTGGGCTTTTTGCTGTTCTGCTTTTTCACGGACTCGTTCTTTTTCGGCCTGAATCTCTGCCCTGGCCCTACGCTCCTGTCGTTCCTGGCTCCGTTCCGTGGCGCGCGCCTCTAGTTTTTGGTCTAGATTTTTGTAACTTTCTTGTATGTTTTCGATGGCATTTTTGGCATTGCCCCTTAAGCGCTCGCCTGCTTTTGCACCAAGACCTACACCAGCTAGTAGGGCGTTTTTGCCAGCCTCTTTAAGTCTAGGTAAAATGTTACGTCCTCGTTCAGTTAAGTTAGCCTTGGCCTCCTTGGCCTTATCTTTTGCTGACTGCAAAACCTCGCTTCCTTTATTGCGGATAGCTTCTCGCTTTTCGGCGACAGACTTTTTAGCGTTCTCGTATTTTTCCTTGCCTGCGCTGCCCAGTCTCTCAGCAGCGTTACGCCCCTGCTCTGCAGTGCGGCCCATAAACCTTTTTAGCTCAATGCCCTTGGCTGTCAACTGCCCTTTAGCGAACTCGGCAGATGTACTCAAATTTTGTCGAAATTCAGAGGCCTTTTTTGTAAAGGCCTCGGACTTAGCCTTAACAAATTCACCGCTAGCCTGTCTGGCACCTCCAAGCATTTCTTTGGCGCCGCTTTTAATCAAGTCCTTGCCAAGACCTACTCTTTCTTGGCCACTCATACCATTCTCGGCCCGATTGGCACTTGCAATAGATTTTAGATCTTCGAGCGTGCCAGGTTTATATGACGACTCGGATCCTTTTGCTGGGCTTCTTGTTTCTGCAGGCATATTAGTAAATATTAGCTAAAACCACTATACCATAAGCATTATGAGACATAAATAACGCTTAAGGCTTAACGACAGGCCAGCGAAAGTTAGGATTAGCTTTGATCAGACTAGACCATTGCCAAACGGCTTGCAGCCACAGCCTACGCTCGACCACCTTGATTCTTTCGTGCAAACTATCGACGGTATCACCACGCAAAACTTTAACCTCTTCTTGAAACAAATAGGGCTGGCCATCGACATCGGCACTAGCTACGTGAATAGTGGTGCCCGAAACTTTAACTTTGTCCTTAATTTGTGGGGGCACTGCATGGCCTATGCCCTTATAAGCTGGCAATAATGCCGGATGGCTGTTGAGTACTCTGCCGTAAAAGTTTTTTGGAGTAAAGAAAGAGGCATCAAGAATTGTATCCCAACCCGCCAATATAGCCCCGTCTACCTTATTTTTATGCAAAACTTCAGCAACCGCCTTAGTGAATGCTTTGCGGTCCAGTTTGGCTTTTTTAGGTATGTAACCATAATCTTGCCGGCTCACTACAACAGCCTTAACTTCGTGTTTTGGCGCAACTTTATCAACTGCCTTGCACGGCTGATCGGCAACCATAAGCTTAACTGGCAATCCGGCTTTTAATATGG
The window above is part of the Candidatus Saccharibacteria bacterium genome. Proteins encoded here:
- a CDS encoding class I tRNA ligase family protein, whose translation is MKKYDPKSIEPKWQKIWQDTGIYSVDLASKNPKFYGFGMFNYPSGAGIHVGHVRNYTISDVITRFKRQQGHASYQPVGWDSFGLPAENFAIKTGVSPQESTKKAIAKYQKQYRAMGWAVDWSKEINTTDPEYYKWTQWIFTKLFEHKLAYQKESAQWWCDQCKTVLADEQVINGKCWRHDGPDDPLVTKKNLKQWFFKITDYADEMLKATDDLNWTQSVKASQKSWIGRSQGVLVKFPIEDSSKTIEAYTTRIDTIYSGTFIVLAPENPLIKELSTNDKQAEVEQYTKQAVVKTDVDRQEAKEKTGVFTGSYATNPASGERMPIWVADFVLGGYGTGAVFGDGHDERDVEFAMKHKIPLKTSVEPVTGSEQKEPKEKGKIVALVENAKGEVLTINWGPKLGGRLLVGGTVEEGEDPVKTAKREVAEETGYADLELIEIGDETIHHHYYAHSKKQATIAHTKAVHFRLKSDNRQSQQLEDNEKDKFKVEWISKDKAETEVVDPLHRYVYDKFVARMVFTGDGVLYNSDQFDGMSSVQAREKITEFLSKKGLAKPEVQYKMRDWLISRQRYWGAPIPIIHCEEHGAVAVPEKDLPVLLPEIKDYQPTGGNVSVLAGVEGWVNAPCPTCGKMGKRETDTMDGYVCSSWYFLRYLSPHDDTQAWDPALTKKWMPVDFYNGGDHATAHLLYARFFTRFFHKLGLVDSPEPFDKMVYNGKIKAPDGSAFSKSKGNGVDPLEVIEQNGADALRLYEMFAAPVEQDVLWDPQGVPGAYRFLSRVWSLTQAYMAAEGNKTEPIAGTAITRSAHKSIKKVTQDIGGEKFNTAIAAIMEATNEYYKHKSDYSVQKSPEWTLAIESLLQILAPFVPHIAEELWEQLGRTESIHLQSWPKYDPELVKDDVVTIVVQVNGKLRGEFVVEAGADAKAIETEARIKNDELSWTSGAEIVKAVVVPGRLVNFVTKQ
- a CDS encoding peptidoglycan bridge formation glycyltransferase FemA/FemB family protein; amino-acid sequence: MPAITIKTIEEEKVWEAFLAKHPEANFLQSWYWGEFNKSLGKNIHRLGYFEGSKLAGVMLSVTEAARRGRYMAVAGGPILDWHNQNLVRIWAESLRQLINDQKCVFVRVRPQLISNDFAKTIFAQAGFRPSPMHLSAELTSQLDLSKSEDEIMADMRQQTRYEIRKAIKQCVKVSQSSSPQDLKAFYDLQMETAKRQGFVPFSYDFLEKQFRTFAEHDMAKLYSAHRDGKLLAQAFVIFYGEEAAYHYGASTLEGRKYPGAPLIQWQAIREAKKRGMSRYNFWGVAPAGEASHRFHGVSVFKRGFGGEDVEYLHAQDLVVNKTKYALNLAVEVARKKIRHV
- a CDS encoding DegT/DnrJ/EryC1/StrS aminotransferase family protein, translated to MSIFNSLGSNYSASEIWRAFFGIGSKTATQELTGELEKTYAGKALLTYKGREALQLAVKLSDLPKGSAVAINGFTCYAVYRAVTYAGCEAEFVDIEPGGLQFSATQLEQAVSKNAKVKAVIIQNTLGVPCDIAGIEKVCKEHGLVLIEDLAHGVKTKYADGREVGTVGDFAMLSFGRDKLIDAVSGGALVVRTGKYQKLDQFRLSKPPASARMRDCLYPILTWKVRVFYGIFGIGKLLHSLFKKLGLLSRSVDAEYYEGHAISAWQARLALNQFKDLSSELSRRQNLAKVYADNFDSSVQLLASSKLAKSSCLRFPAVVKDRDKVFAELAKQCIYITDTWYDTPIAPPRYMSATTYKTGQCPNAEKLCRQIINLPTHRQITPGLAQKISEVINQCQQ
- a CDS encoding alpha/beta hydrolase — its product is MRPRIYVVHGWAYDLSKWEKLMTYLKSKDVEPTMLKVPGLTAPSKEIWDLQKYTDWLKDQTKSAKQPFVLVGHSNGGRICANFVIQNPERVRQLILIDSAGVHHDQATLKLRLRMFKAAAKAGKKITRSPKLKKLLYKASRAHDYERAPENMKQTMVNLQRDNKNLHFEEVRVPTTIIWGEDDKLTPLSDGKQIHEQIKGSKLQVIKEGRHSPFYTNPEIVGDTILELLR
- a CDS encoding phosphoribosylglycinamide formyltransferase; translation: MSKYQPKFAVLVSGSGTLADAILKAGLPVKLMVADQPCKAVDKVAPKHEVKAVVVSRQDYGYIPKKAKLDRKAFTKAVAEVLHKNKVDGAILAGWDTILDASFFTPKNFYGRVLNSHPALLPAYKGIGHAVPPQIKDKVKVSGTTIHVASADVDGQPYLFQEEVKVLRGDTVDSLHERIKVVERRLWLQAVWQWSSLIKANPNFRWPVVKP